The segment TGACCTTGCCCGGCTTGCTGCAGCCCAGGTTTGCCTTCACTGTCCTGTGATTTTACTATAGCACCCATCCTCTGTGGATCCATGGATGGGTACAGAGTCCGCTCCGTTGCTGCTGGTGCTGGAATGTTGAAGTAGTACGATGCTGGTGCAGCCTGTTGCTGTTGGTCCTCCATCCCAGGGGGTTGAGGTTGGTCACTGCTCTGCTGCTGAGATATGACAGCCCTAGGGAGCAGTCCTCCATGGGAAACCTGCCCCTGCCTCCCAGACTCATCCTCCTCAGGCTTTGGAGCCTGAGGCTTGCCCCACATCAGCTTCAGGCGCACACCCTTGATGACTAGCTTGTTAGCAAGCTCCTCTGCAGCCTTCTCTGCGCCTTCTCTTGTAGTATATGTCACAAACGCGATTGCACGTTGAAGTACCATCCTTATGGACTCAATCTCACCATGGGCATAAAATTGATCCCTCAAATCCTGTTCAGTTATTCTGCTATCGAGTCCACCAATGTAGAGGGTCCTTATAGTCTCATCATCTGGCGGTGTCAGGGATGGCATCTCACCTGCCTTGCTCAAAAGTTTCAGTGCAACTGGGTCATTAACTCTGCAGGGAGCAAGAGATAGTCAGAAACCAAGGCAAAGAGAATAGACATGGAAAAATTTGTAAACTGAATAGATACATTCACCTAAAGGTTTTTAATAACGAATGATTCAGTTGAACTCATTAAGTTGACCTAAAAAACATCAATGTTTGGCATATCTAGAGCGCAATCTTGGCTGGGATAAAGGTTTCCAAGATACAGCTACAAGTTCAACATTTCAACCAAGTTAGGATAGTTTCATGACCAAACAGTATCCGGAGACATCTTTTGTCTGTACATCTGTACATGTAAGccttttatctaaaaaaaacatTTATACATGTAAGCAATACAATTTCTACCCAGATGTGGGTTAACTGTACAGATGTTAATATCAATTGCCACTAACTAGAAAGACTTTTTTTTGTCTTACCACCTTAAAATCAACAACAGCAGCATAGCCTTTTAGTCCCAAGccagtaaaaaaaaaaagacaagaaaCAAAATAGAAGGTAATAAGAATCTTCAAATATGTTGTCTAAAATCCAAGTCATAAAGGAAAAGCATTGCTTAATAGGTTTTTGCTATATGCTCCAGAAAGAACTAGATGGACTACATGAACACAGGAATGGCAACATAGTGTTCTACTGATGCGACACAAAAGTGTTGAATGTAAAGTATCAAATCCTTTAGACACTGCAATGTTGACAAGCAGAGTCAAGAACATAAGGCTATctgattcattatttcatatgatGAAATTATGAATGCCAGTTttaaattgcacatgccaatcaATAATAGTGATTGCTGAAATGAAGCCTACAATACATACAGAGAACCACAAAAAAAAACACAAGTAAAAATAATGAGTGCATAAGCACAGCAACATACCCATAGTAGCGATCTTTAATGTTCTGCTGAGATAACTCCCCAGTTTCAGGCATCTCATGACGATAAGGGCACTCAGCTCCTCTTGTACATTCACCACGCACAAAGAAACTACAAACATGAGCTCTGTTCCTCTTGTAATATGGTGCTGTCCTCTGAAGCTTCAGAATGGTATCATTTGGACGAGCCTTCCCATAGGAAGAATCATAGTCTATGCCAGCTCTGGCCTACATTTATGAACCATAAACTCTCATTAGGAACAAGTATTATTAGGTCAAATGGAACAAACAAGAATAAGTGCATATAAGCAGAGAATAAGTGCAATTCATTGCAAACATAGCAGATGAAGATAAATTACATCTAAAAAGAAGGCATCTTTTGTTGCTGCCATACTTCAAGTGTATACGGCACTATGATACAGTTTACGATGGCATCATGGAAACAACAGTATTATTATCATGGTATCTTCATTTCAGATTTCAATTGAACAAAACAACCTGAAGAATACACAGTTTGTCTTAGATTTTTGGTAATATGAAAGAAATTAACATTTAACAACAGCAGCAAGATTCAATATTGAAAGAGAAACGTACCCTCCTATCGTGCTCTTCTGCAAAATATTCACGATTGACATCACTCCTTGGAATCGCATCATTAGAATTGATAGCGAGTGCTGTATCCCGGACCTGAACAGGCAGTCCATATTCAAGATCCAGCAGGCAGACCTGGCAGACATTCTTTAGCTTGCAAC is part of the Sorghum bicolor cultivar BTx623 chromosome 10, Sorghum_bicolor_NCBIv3, whole genome shotgun sequence genome and harbors:
- the LOC8072573 gene encoding zinc finger CCCH domain-containing protein 40, producing the protein MAHRLLRDAQADGWERSDFPIICESCLGDNPYVRMLRAEYDKECKICARPFTVFRWRPGRDARYKKTEICQTCCKLKNVCQVCLLDLEYGLPVQVRDTALAINSNDAIPRSDVNREYFAEEHDRRARAGIDYDSSYGKARPNDTILKLQRTAPYYKRNRAHVCSFFVRGECTRGAECPYRHEMPETGELSQQNIKDRYYGVNDPVALKLLSKAGEMPSLTPPDDETIRTLYIGGLDSRITEQDLRDQFYAHGEIESIRMVLQRAIAFVTYTTREGAEKAAEELANKLVIKGVRLKLMWGKPQAPKPEEDESGRQGQVSHGGLLPRAVISQQQSSDQPQPPGMEDQQQQAAPASYYFNIPAPAATERTLYPSMDPQRMGAIVKSQDSEGKPGLQQAGQGQPSSSSAQGGYPAPPPYYHGQYPPYYPPPPPYGGYMPPPRMPYPPQYPPYQPMLAPPAQAQASSSQQPPQAGAGQQPPHGPPAQQQPQPQIHN